The stretch of DNA GTCACGATCACGCGCCCGCGCGCGTGGTCGAACCCGGCGGCCATCGCCGCGGTCTGGCCGAAGTTGCGCGTGAAGCGCACGACCTGGAACCAGGGATCCTCCCGGTGGAGCGCGTCGAGCGCGGCGCTGGAGCCGTCGGTCGAGCCGTCGTCCACAAGGATCACCTCGCTCGGCGGAAGCGAGTCACGCACGGCGCGCAATCGCCGGGCCAGCTCGGGGAGGCTTTCTTGCTCGTTGTAGACCGGGATGACGATCGAGACTTCGGGCGGGACGGGGCGCGACGTCACCGGACCGAGGTCACTCCTGCACCAGCTCGACCAGAACGCCCCCGACGCTTTTGGGATGAACGAACGCGACCATCGATCCCCGTGAGCCCCGACGTGGCTCGGCGTCGATCAGCTGCATCCCCTCGCCCTTCAGGTGCTCCAGGACGGCTTTCAGGTCCGACACGCCGTACCCGATGTGGTGCACACCTTCGCCCCGTTTCTCGATGTACTTGCCGACGGGGGTGTTCGGACCGAGCGGCCGGAGGAGCTGGATCCAGGACTCGCCCACGCGGAACATCGCTTCCTCGACGCCCTGTTCCTCAACGGTCTCGCGGTGTGCGAGCTTCA from Actinomycetota bacterium encodes:
- the mce gene encoding methylmalonyl-CoA epimerase → MFDRVDHVGIAVKDLETAIAFYEAAFGVKLAHRETVEEQGVEEAMFRVGESWIQLLRPLGPNTPVGKYIEKRGEGVHHIGYGVSDLKAVLEHLKGEGMQLIDAEPRRGSRGSMVAFVHPKSVGGVLVELVQE